ATTTCCTGGAACTAATTCTTTTATCAATTCATGTTTAATATGTTGTGTACCAGTCCCACTGAATGGAAGTACATTTTCTGTAACTTGAATATTCTGTTGATATTCAACACCATCGAACTTAAatctgtaatttataaaatatatttactattttgCAGTAAAACAAacagatattaataattagatGTTACAACCTGTGTAATATTGATGAAGACATTATTCTCATATCTGTTATTGAATAACAttgtttttccattttctgtaTGATGTCAACTAATATACGCAAGTTCAATGGAAGTCGGGGATTTAATATTGCATTGTTTCTATAACATTCTCTAAGTGATTTTGGTATAGTTGTTTGCGAccatattaattgtaattctattatgtaaaaaaatgCTTAGTATAAAATTGTAACTTATAATCTATTTCAtaactaatatatattaatatatattgtgaCAACTTACCGCACCATATCatcaataatacaattttattaaatgccataattacattattaaaaagccatactatattattgaaaatctaACATTTATACTTTGTTCATATCTACTTGAATCTTATAATGATTCACTGACATGTACAAATCAAAAGAACTCATCGTCTATTTGATACttgataagataataataagtaGAAATACctagattttttaaatgaaattcttaaGTTTACAAagagatttttaattattaacaattctAGTCGGatattatactataaatattaatttaaatttaaattaggaagaaattattatattgctttaataaaaatttatttatttgtgtaataaaatatactaatatttaatttttaaagaatataatatatacaaacatagacaaaattatttaattaattaatttaattattcaattaattattgattgaCTCTAtttgttttgaaattttgaaaatacctGTTTTAGTAAAGATACCTGTAATAAAGTCGGAGTTGTTACTCATGTATTATCTTATCTAATAGGTATCATGATATCTTTGGATAGGTGTGGTATATTGCTTTgctgaacagagttggaaagataTCATACATTCTGTATTGGAAGTAACTGAAAATCATTTGCGgtaagtattttataatttcctgAATGTAATTTCATTGTTTTATAGCTGTTTCttgaagtataaaatatatttagctaaatacaatatatttttatatatttttatattatcttgtATTACTTTGTGGTAATcattataatatctttttcttaatttatgaactattaaattataggaagttaatattaatttcacattttatagaaatccaGTTGCAGTAAAATGGCAAAATTTTGGtattttcttatctttatCACTTTAAGTAAGTACtttttatcaataaattataaagtcCAAAGCAATATAGcttgtttcaaaattttattattgtttactTTTAGCTGTACGTGCACAAGAGAATGCAGCTCGAAATCTTTCACCATCTCTTCGAGAATGTTATGACAACAAATATCTTTTGGAAAAAGATAATAGACTGCCGCACACTTTAAATACGTTCATTGCGATACttcgtaaaattgaaaatacagaAGGTCTTAATATGGACCTGAGAAGTTTATCTGTTGCACTTCTGCATCGGTAagttcaatatatattttagagaAATAGTAATATTGTGTAAAgagataattttattgattCTGATTTACAGTTTTCGACAAGATGGTATTGCTCCGAATCCTGATATTCCTAATCAAGATGGAATATCACCCTTTGCACCAATTGCTCATCAATTTCATCGTTTTGCTCAAACTCTACGTCTTATACCAGGAGATGCTCTCACGTTTCCTAATAATAGTATCACAGATGTTGAAAGGGTATGTATGTAATTTAGACTGGCATatcattttgtatatatttcccTAATAGTTAACTATCAAATTGCAGTGTACATTACACTTTATGTTATCAAGTAGTATTGGAATGTTACAAAGAGGGGACGAAGCAAAAGTTTGTAGACTTGCTGATACGTACAGATATCCGAGGGAtgttaaaaataacgataagGCAACGATTAAAAATACTGCTAATGATGTAGAAACCTTATCATCTGATGAAATGTAAGTAGAAAAAGTCCGCATAATGTAATTGAtatcagaaataaaatataattttaatacagaaaaaGTATGACTGATGGGAGAAATGAAGGTAACAATGTTACGGTTGATCCAAACTCGCGATACCCAGAAGTACCGCCTAATCATCCAGATAGTGCACGGTATAGAGGTACAGAATCACGACCTGTTAGCGAATGCCCTGTAGAAAATGGTGTTGTAAAAACTCCGtaagtttataatttattgaaataattagatgaatttaattcattatttcattaaaatatgtacatttttagaTGGGGTACAACTTCTTTTGGCTTAGTACTAGCTGGAATAGCTGCAGCTACACAACCAGAAACAACCAGACTTCCCGAGTTGCTATCAGCGgatgttttaaaaaagaacaatttAGATGTAATGGATCGATCTTTAGAAAACAAGTGGCTTGCAACTCTAGCTGGTAATATTAATCTTTTGAGATATAaatcattaataaattactctataaaatacatgatattcattattgaaattataggAGATTTGGCAGAAGTAGCTTTAAGGCAAGGCcctaaaaataaagatatcaaACTTAGTGTTGGACTAAATGGCCATTGGAATTCCACTGCTTTGCCACGATGGTATTTCTTGAATTCTAACAGTAATTATGAGATGACAACGGCAGAAATCAGAGGAGATTTAGATGGCTTAATTTTGGCCAATGAAACTGGCAAATGGTATTCTAGAATACCTAATTTGAGGCTTTCACAAATTTTTGACATGTACTATAGTCCAGTAGGATTCTTTGACTCATCTATTAGAGCATGCAATCGGAGAACACTGTTCACATCTGTTGCACCAAATGAAACATTGGTTGCACAGGTAAGTTAGTTTTATATctcaatattaaaatgtttaattagtttataaaacaaacattttttctattattgttaatatttattttttcagacATATAGTGCTTCTATATTGTTAGAAGATTTAGCACATGCAACGCTTGAATATccgataattgaaaaattgtcagTGCAAGCAGTAAACGAATTAGTGAAATATGTGCGTAAGTATTAgagatgaaatttcatataaacgaTTCAGATATATTTGTTAGATTATACataaaagatttatttgatatatttttatagcttCATCCATGAATAAAGATCTTTCATGTACTGACACGGATAAATTGTGTAGTTTCAATCAAATGTCTGTCGATTTAACGATTATTTTGGACACAAACTGGGAATTCTCCATAATAAAACCTATTCTTGCACATTTATTGGAAAACATAAACATaaatcaatttaattccaaCTTCACATTAATAAATGGTCGAGATGGAACACCAATGATTAATAGTACTTCTAACATTTTAGATTTCCATGCCTATAATTCATCTCATTACtatggaaatagtatgtactaaacagaaattaataataagtgATAAATTACAACAAAATTCGCTGTGAAATGATTTTTTTCAGGTACTCGTGGTTTCGATTTAGCTAAGTCGCTCAAAGAATTGGAAGCATATCTAAAGAATAAACTGAATGCCGAACGTGTTCGTGGTGTTGGTGGAGCACGTTCTGATATTGTTTTAATTGTTCCATATATTTCTGATATATCTAAAAATGACAAGCAATATTGCTTGCAAACTATATTGCGAATACGAGAATATATTCCaggtaaaattttatatcaatacaataaacttttaaattaGATGAATACTTGtatagtttattattaattattcttttagatACAATCATACTTTTTATGGCCTCATCCAAAGATCCATGGTCCGATCTAGTACAAAATCGTATGACAGATTTATTCTCTATTAGTACTTCTATTGGTAAAGATACAGAAGAAGCTTTAGAACCAATAACCAACGTAGTTTCAAGAATCAAGCAaggtaaaagaaagaaatatcaaacTGACATTAAACttttcatatataaattaaaagaatgaccattatgtaaaatttgttatagtTCCCAagcgtttaattaattcccAGTGTGGATCAGATTATATTTCATCTGGATCTTTGAATTCATATGATGATTATATTGTACCAAacggtattagtttttataaattacatccCAATTACTTTTTTAACCATAATACAGCAGTAGTAAAAGtaagttcttttctttttaaatattattagttattCTATACTATATATACACAACACGTGAAATCTAAAGACGAAAatctaaaataacaaaattgcgTTAGAGactttattttcaagaaaatcaaCTTTACACTTTTCAAGTATACCATGTATAGCATATCATGTATAGTATACCATATATACCAAGTGTACgtagatatatatatcatgaATATGCGTAATTTCTGGCTGGATAAGAGACATCAATGGACAAGGGGTTATTCtacatacaaaaataaattgaaaaaacaataaaattttgttgtttAAGGTTTCCTTTTACGGAAAATAGAGTTCTGCTATTCTTTATTTTGTCTTATTTTGaggtataaaatttctttcgactttactttatttggaatttagggccacggtatatactatagtaacattattaatattatatcattataagtaattattttCAGATTCAGGGCTATGGATCAGATAGTTTAGTTGTGTGTTCATCACGAGAACCATTATACGCCAATGCAACAGAATCAGCAAAATCATGTGCATCAATATCCAATGATGTGCATAGTATTACAGTTTCTTGTGCTGATGCTACTTTCATTCGTGATTGTCCACCACTATATATATCAGTAGCTTCAAACTCCACAAGTATTTCTTACAGATGTACTGGTAAGTACATTGActcattttaaattaaaatgacGTAAAATTACTTAATTGATGTTGATGCTAAATAACATTTCCTTTTTAGATCCACGAGTTTGCAGAATTCCTACTATGATAAAATACACTATATCTTATGAAAACTTGGTGTGTGCCAATGAAGCAATTAGacttacatttaatatttctattttaatgaTAGTTTTAgttgtattaaatatgtaacaattggcaaattttatatataaatttaatgaaataactaATCATATGAAAGTTTTTGAAACAAGCTTTAAGTGACGAAGGAAgattttatatcgaatatgtccgtttttaaataacgacattctatataaagatatgcgttcattatttatcaattaGATTTTTGCaatatatcataatataaaaagCAATTAGCTACATATACAATGTTTTTACACAACAgattaaaataacaatttgtacataagttttataaatagtatattacCTCTTATAACAGAAAATATACTATGCTTCAAATAAAAGGTTTACAAAGAACAACTGTATGATCTATTCCACAAGCTACCTTTTTTACTTGTGCTCCTACAGTTAcctataatacaaattatcgTTCTTTATTactatacttttttttattgacgaatataatttctttaccTTCAGTGGAAAATACTGGTCTTTCAAATCTCCTAATCCTAAAGACCCAAATTTGTTACAACCCCACATATACAAATCACCTGTATTTGTCAAAGCTGCAAGATGACTCATGCCACAAAATACCTTTATCACCTaggaaaaaaaatgtaattacattgctctttttccttctataATCTTAGAGCGAACTTACTTTTGTATTCTTCTGGTATGCATTATTTCCAAAAAGTACAGATGGAATTTTAATTGGTTGTTGAGCTTTTTTGACTTCAGGACCAAAACCAAGAATACCATAACCCCATACATAAACTTCACCTGTATCTAATAAATTCacatatacaaattatatgatacatgattataaaaataattaaacaattggATAAATACTCACTATTTAAAACCATACAAAAGCAACCACCACAGGCAATGTCTACAATATGACCTAATTTTTTCAATGCATTTAACTCTGTAGCTATGTTTACCTGTTGATTTTCACCTTCCATAAGTAACTGTGCATATTCAGAATTACCCCAACCAAATACATTTCCTTTATCTGTAACCATATGTtcaaataattgtataatatcttGTTACTGCCCATTTTTACACAAAATAAGATTGTATTAATACATGAATATTGCAGATACCGCTGAGTGCTAATACACAATCTGCAACGCATGCAACTTTTATAATATGTTGGCCAGCCAAATCTCCTTTCACTAAACTTGGTCTATGCTCATTTCGATAATGTGCCAATCCAGTTTGTCCATCTGCACCCCAACCAAAGGTATACACTTCACCGGATTCTGTCAAGAGTATGCTATCATATAGCAGTAAGgaagaattctcaaatatTGTAATGAACTATATGTAAAGTATTAAGCATTTTCATACCTATGATCTTGACCAGCTGTTACagcttttatctttttttctttaatattaggTATATGATGAACAACTCtacttttttcataattttcatttaatattatagGGCGACCACATTGTCCATATGCATTATTTCCTAATGTGAATACACCTTCATTTGTTAATACCAACAAATGTGCTCTTCCAGCTGACATATCTAGGACTTTAGTAGAAGAATCTTTAATTGGTAAATCAATAGGTCTTGGTTCAGTTATTAATCCATTTgggaattttttatctttttcattgAAACCTAGTagcatattaaaaattatattttaatatgaaaagatatttttgatgaatttattgctaaaaataaaaggtggcttagaaattataatctttttaCCAAGCTGGGAATCTGTATTTATTCCACTcccatataaaatatttttatctttggaTTTTACTGCAAATGCAGTAAACCCATAACCACAAGTTATATCCGTTACATCATGCTTTTCCCCAAAAGCTAATCTTTTAGGTCTCGGAATATAAGAAATACCATTTTCGAAAATCGTTGTTTTTAATGTACCAAGAGCACCATGTTCTGCCAAACCCCAAACATATATTCTATGTTCTTTTTCGTTACTTATCGGATACTGAAAAACtatatat
This DNA window, taken from Bombus fervidus isolate BK054 chromosome 14, iyBomFerv1, whole genome shotgun sequence, encodes the following:
- the LOC139994324 gene encoding uncharacterized protein, which gives rise to MAKFWYFLIFITLTVRAQENAARNLSPSLRECYDNKYLLEKDNRLPHTLNTFIAILRKIENTEGLNMDLRSLSVALLHRFRQDGIAPNPDIPNQDGISPFAPIAHQFHRFAQTLRLIPGDALTFPNNSITDVERCTLHFMLSSSIGMLQRGDEAKVCRLADTYRYPRDVKNNDKATIKNTANDVETLSSDEIKSMTDGRNEGNNVTVDPNSRYPEVPPNHPDSARYRGTESRPVSECPVENGVVKTPWGTTSFGLVLAGIAAATQPETTRLPELLSADVLKKNNLDVMDRSLENKWLATLAGDLAEVALRQGPKNKDIKLSVGLNGHWNSTALPRWYFLNSNSNYEMTTAEIRGDLDGLILANETGKWYSRIPNLRLSQIFDMYYSPVGFFDSSIRACNRRTLFTSVAPNETLVAQTYSASILLEDLAHATLEYPIIEKLSVQAVNELVKYVPSSMNKDLSCTDTDKLCSFNQMSVDLTIILDTNWEFSIIKPILAHLLENININQFNSNFTLINGRDGTPMINSTSNILDFHAYNSSHYYGNSTRGFDLAKSLKELEAYLKNKLNAERVRGVGGARSDIVLIVPYISDISKNDKQYCLQTILRIREYIPDTIILFMASSKDPWSDLVQNRMTDLFSISTSIGKDTEEALEPITNVVSRIKQVPKRLINSQCGSDYISSGSLNSYDDYIVPNGISFYKLHPNYFFNHNTAVVKIQGYGSDSLVVCSSREPLYANATESAKSCASISNDVHSITVSCADATFIRDCPPLYISVASNSTSISYRCTDPRVCRIPTMIKYTISYENLVCANEAIRLTFNISILMIVLVVLNM
- the LOC139994329 gene encoding RCC1-like G exchanging factor-like protein, with the protein product MLNTIKTSLKKNVQQPSRIIEFSKIKNKIPLSKPLPVFQYPISNEKEHRIYVWGLAEHGALGTLKTTIFENGISYIPRPKRLAFGEKHDVTDITCGYGFTAFAVKSKDKNILYGSGINTDSQLGFNEKDKKFPNGLITEPRPIDLPIKDSSTKVLDMSAGRAHLLVLTNEGVFTLGNNAYGQCGRPIILNENYEKSRVVHHIPNIKEKKIKAVTAGQDHSILLTESGEVYTFGWGADGQTGLAHYRNEHRPSLVKGDLAGQHIIKVACVADCVLALSDKGNVFGWGNSEYAQLLMEGENQQVNIATELNALKKLGHIVDIACGGCFCMVLNNTGEVYVWGYGILGFGPEVKKAQQPIKIPSVLFGNNAYQKNTKVIKVFCGMSHLAALTNTGDLYMWGCNKFGSLGLGDLKDQYFPLKVTVGAQVKKVACGIDHTVVLCKPFI